From Desulfovibrio porci:
GTCCACATCGCCCATGCCCGACATGTCGAGTTTCTCATGAGGGTCGACCTTGTGGCTCGGCGCGGCGGCCTGCTCCGGAGACAATTGGGCTCCCGGTCCGTCGTCATTGGCTTCCATCTGGGCCAGCAGAGCGTCGATTTCCGCGTCGTCCTGCTGAGCCGGAGCGTCGTTGAGGCTTTGCATGTGGGAGCTGATCTCCTCTTTGACCTTTTCAGGCGGAGGAACGGCCCCGGCGGCGTCGCCTTTTTCTATCAGTTCGGTGAGGTCGATGATCTCTTCATCAGTCTCGGCAATCTTCTCGGCAACCATGCGAACCTCATGGGGTTGACGGAGCGCGCGTGCGCTGAAGCGGGAGCGCTGCCGCGATACGGCGGCTCCATAATCCAAAAACGACAAAAAAACGTATCAGTTTATAGGCAAAGACGCAAATTTGCGGAGAAAACCTCCCGGCGCGAGAATGAAAAAGCAGGGCGGCGGGGAAATGAGGCGCAAAAAAAGCGCTGCCCACAGGGACAGCGCCTCGTAAAAAACTGGAAGGCCGGCCTACGGATGGCACTTGGACTTGGCACAGCCGGTGAGGTCCTTCTTCAGATCAGGCTTTTCGGCCACGACCTTGGTGTGGCATTCCAGACAGGTCTGGTGCTTGAGACCGGTCTTGGTGTGGACCACATAGAAAAGGCTCTTTTCGCCCTTCTTGGCGGTCAGATCGTCATGGCAGCCTGCAGTGGCGCATTTCTGGAAGTTCTCCTTGTCCTGCACCGGGTGGTGACAGGTCACGCATTCCACTTTCTGGTGAGGGGCGTGGGGGAACATCACGGTTTTCTTGGAGCCCTTCAACTCCAGCGGCTTGTCGGGCACGGGCGGCTGGGCCGCCAGAGCGGGCAGAGCCAGGGCCAGGGTCAGGATGGCGGCGAGAAACAGGAATTTCTTCATGGCAGACTTCCTCCTTGACAAAGCGGCACATGAGAATTGAACGGAGCTTACGTCGCCGGGCATACCGTGTCAATGGGGCGCGCTGAAAACCGTTTTCAACACGCCGTCGCGGATCAGGAACGCTTCTTGTTGGCGTAGCCGCGCGGGGTCAGCAGGTAGGGGCCGAGCGCGCGGCTTTCGCTGTTGCCGATGATCAGCAGGGAGAGCATGTCCACCCGGCTTTCGTCAAAGTCGGCCAGCGCATGCACGGACACTTCCTGGCCGGGCCGGAAGGCCTTGCGCACCAGCCCCACCGGGCAGCCGGGCCGACGGAAGCGCCGGGCCTCGGCCAAGGCCTGTCCCAACTGGTACGGCCGTCCCTTGGAGCGCGGGTTGTAGATGACGCAGACGAAATCCGCTTCCAGCGCCGCGCTGAGCCGCCGCTGAATGGTTTCCCAGGGGGTGAGCAGATCGCTCAGACTGATACAGGCGAAATCGTGAGTCAGGGGCGCGCCCAGCAAAGC
This genomic window contains:
- a CDS encoding cytochrome c3 family protein — its product is MKKFLFLAAILTLALALPALAAQPPVPDKPLELKGSKKTVMFPHAPHQKVECVTCHHPVQDKENFQKCATAGCHDDLTAKKGEKSLFYVVHTKTGLKHQTCLECHTKVVAEKPDLKKDLTGCAKSKCHP
- the cobJ gene encoding precorrin-3B C(17)-methyltransferase, translating into MNNAPLYVVGLGPGDARCLTPQARAALDRAQCIAGYQLYLDLTPPELLRGKTVISTGMRHEEERCAAAVDAALAGRPTALVCSGDPGVYALAGLALETLEARDLLDRVPLNVVPGVPAVCAAAALLGAPLTHDFACISLSDLLTPWETIQRRLSAALEADFVCVIYNPRSKGRPYQLGQALAEARRFRRPGCPVGLVRKAFRPGQEVSVHALADFDESRVDMLSLLIIGNSESRALGPYLLTPRGYANKKRS